The DNA region GAGGTGCAGGCGTTTTTGGTCGTGGCCGATGATTTGGGTGTGCACTTCGACGTCGGCGTCGAGCTTCACTTCGTGCAGGTAATTGAGGTGCAGTTCGAGGGTGAACAGCGAGTTGCCGCTGGCTTCGCGGTTGTTGCTGTCGAGCCCTAAGCGATCCATCAGCGCGTCGGTGGCGTAGCTGAAGATGAGCAGGTAGAAGGCATCGCGCAGGTGGCCGTTGTAGTCGACCCAGTCGGGGATGATTTTGGTTTGGTAGGTGGTGAGGGTGGGCATGATGAGTGATCCTGGATGTGTGGTGACTGGGCTGCCGTCTTCGCGAGCAAGTCGAATCGTCGCACCGCCGCTCCCACAGGGGATTTGCTGGGTGACATAGATTGTATTCACACCTCAAATCAACTGTGGGAGCGGCGGTGCGACGATTCGACTTGCTCGCGAAGGGGCCAGCCTTGCTGGCCCATAGCTGAGGG from Pseudomonas sp. ACM7 includes:
- a CDS encoding thioesterase family protein; this encodes MPTLTTYQTKIIPDWVDYNGHLRDAFYLLIFSYATDALMDRLGLDSNNREASGNSLFTLELHLNYLHEVKLDADVEVHTQIIGHDQKRLHLYHSLHLVGDDKELAGNEQMLLHVDLAGPRSAPFSEDTLSKLQAIVAEQTDLPAPDYIGRVIALPPKK